The proteins below are encoded in one region of Rana temporaria chromosome 2, aRanTem1.1, whole genome shotgun sequence:
- the LOC120929418 gene encoding chymotrypsin-like elastase family member 1, producing the protein MFRLLVLAALVLCGYCHDENVRYVEDSDNSRVVGGTNAAKNAWPWQVSLQYLSGSSWYHTCGASLIRANRVLTAAHCVDRVVSFRVALGDHNLNTNEGTEQYISVSSIRKHASWNTNNVAAGYDIAVLWLASSATLNTSVKVATLPSDGYILANNYNCIVTGWGRTSTGGSLAAILQQATLPTVAYATCSLSNWWGSTVKTSMICSGGDGVKSSCNGDSGGPLNCSINGVYQVHGIVSFGSSLGCNYFQKPSVFTRVSAYISWINSNI; encoded by the exons ATGTTCAGGCTTCTGGTACTTGCTGCCCTTGTCCTCTGCG GATACTGTCATGATGAAAACGTCCGCTATGTTGAGGACAGTGATAATAGCCGTGTGGTAGGAGGCACCAATGCAGCCAAGAATGCCTGGCCATGGCAG GTATCTCTGCAGTATCTCTCTGGCAGCAGCTGGTACCACACCTGCGGAGCTTCCCTGATCCGTGCTAACCGTGTCTTGACTGCTGCTCATTGCGTGGACAG AGTTGTCTCCTTCCGTGTTGCCCTGGGAGACCACAATCTTAACACTAATGAAGGAACTGAACAGTACATCTCTGTATCTTCAATTAGAAAGCACGCCAGCTGGAACACCAACAACGTCGCTGCTGG TTATGATATCGCTGTCCTGTGGCTGGCCTCCAGCGCTACCCTGAACACCTCTGTGAAAGTAGCTACTCTGCCAAGTGATGGCTACATCCTGGCAAACAACTACAACTGCATTGTCACCGGCTGGGGAAGAACCAGCA CTGGTGGTTCCTTGGCTGCcatcctccagcaggccactCTTCCCACCGTTGCTTATGCCACCTGCTCCTTGAGCAACTGGTGGGGCAGCACTGTTAAGACCTCTATGATCTGTTCTGGTGGTGACGGAGTCAAGTCATCTTGTAAC GGTGATTCTGGTGGACCCCTGAACTGTTCCATCAATGGTGTGTACCAAGTCCATGGTATTGTCAGCTTTGGATCCTCTCTTGGATGCAACTATTTCCAGAAACCATCCGTGTTCACCAGAGTGTCTGCCTACATCTCCTGGATCAACAGC AACATCTAA